In Euphorbia lathyris chromosome 10, ddEupLath1.1, whole genome shotgun sequence, a single genomic region encodes these proteins:
- the LOC136208127 gene encoding heavy metal-associated isoprenylated plant protein 5-like — protein MRYAQRASSSFKLQSFLEELTTEGEGDKVAAATTDGGEKKDEPKPVSVYKVDMHCEGCCKKIRRAVKHLEGVESTKTNRQSNKLTMIGEVDLEKVKARLEKKMKKEVQIVSPQPKKDAGGGGEKKADEKAAEKKPEVKKPPPEETQIMVVLKIITHCDDCITKMKKIIRKIKGVESVAVDDRKDLVTVKGTMEVKDLVPYLSEKFRTSVEVVQPKTDEARKEVGGGGDGDGGGGEKKTDAEKVDGKGEKKNDAQKVDGGGEEKKDDNKEGFGSKVGEKKSHASGDGGAMAEVTNKMDYYPAYVPTNWLDGIFSQSYTFDPQHLQYGYGYNPINQGYLIPIYNNIEPVYNHPPMNPAQMFSDDNPHACSIM, from the exons ATGCGGTacgcccaaagagcatcatcgagcttcaagctccagtctttcctagaggagttaacc ACAGAAGGTGAAGGAGATAAAGTGGCTGCCGCCACTACCGACGGCGGCGAAAAAAAGGATGAACCGAAGCCTGTTTCTGTTTACAAAGTCGACATGCATTGTGAAGGCTGTTGTAAGAAAATTAGAAGAGCGGTGAAGCATTTAGAAG GTGTGGAGTCGACGAAGACCAATCGTCAATCGAACAAATTGACAATGATCGGGGAGGTTGACCTTGAGAAAGTGAAAGCGAGGctggaaaagaaaatgaagaaggaaGTACAGATTGTATCTCCGCAGCCGAAGAAAGACGCCGGCGGTGGTGGTGAGAAGAAAGCGGATGAGAAAGCCGCCGAGAAGAAACCGGAGGTGAAGAAACCACCACCTGAAGAG ACGCAGATTATGGTAGTTTTGAAAATCATAACTCATTGTGATGATTGCATTACCAAAATGAAGAAGATAATCAGAAAAATCAAAG GAGTTGAGAGCGTGGCAGTCGACGATAGAAAGGATCTGGTAACGGTGAAGGGGACAATGGAAGTTAAGGACCTCGTGCCTTACCTGTCGGAGAAGTTCCGGACGTCGGTTGAGGTCGTTCAGCCGAAGACAGACGAGGCAAGGAAAGAAGTCGGCGGCGGCGGCGACGGCGATGGAGGAGGAGGCGAGAAAAAGACCGATGCTGAGAAAGTAGACGGAAAAGGCGAGAAAAAGAATGATGCTCAGAAAGTGGACGGAGGAGGCGAGGAAAAGAAGGATGACAATAAAGAAGGCTTTGGCTCCAAAGTCGGCGAGAAAAAGAGCCATG CTAGTGGTGACGGTGGTGCTATGGCGGAGGTAACAAATAAAATGGACTATTATCCGGCATATGTTCCGACTAATTGGCTGGACGGGATATTTTCTCAGAGCTACACTTTTGACCCACAACATCTACAATACGGTTATGGGTATAACCCGATAAATCAAGGTTACCTGATTCCGATCTACAATAATATTGAACCAGTGTACAACCATCCACCAATGAATCCAGCACAAATGTTCAGCGACGACAATCCCCATGCTTGTTCCATCATGTAA